From a region of the Falsibacillus albus genome:
- the lipA gene encoding lipoyl synthase, which translates to MSKRDEYLRKPDWLKIKLNTNENYTGLKKMMRENNLHTVCEEAKCPNIHECWAVRRTATFMILGDVCTRACRFCAIKTGLPTELDWGEPERVADSVQMMNLKHVVVTAVARDDLKDGGAAVFAETVRAIRRKNPFTSIEVLPSDMGGVYENLKMLMDARPDILNHNIETVRSLTPRVRARATYDRTLEFLRRAKEMQPDIPTKSSIMIGLGETKEEIIETMEDLRANHVDIMAIGQYLQPSKKHLKVKKYYHPDEFAELKEIALTKGFSHCEAGPLVRSSYHADEQVNAAAKAKQEMGEKEIQEAN; encoded by the coding sequence ATGAGCAAAAGAGATGAATATTTACGTAAACCTGACTGGTTAAAAATAAAATTAAACACGAATGAAAATTACACCGGCTTGAAAAAAATGATGCGGGAAAACAACTTGCATACGGTCTGTGAAGAAGCCAAGTGTCCAAACATCCACGAGTGCTGGGCTGTGAGACGTACGGCGACATTCATGATTTTGGGGGATGTCTGTACTCGTGCCTGCCGTTTCTGTGCAATAAAAACAGGTCTCCCGACAGAACTTGATTGGGGAGAGCCGGAACGCGTTGCCGATTCAGTGCAAATGATGAACCTCAAACATGTGGTTGTAACCGCTGTCGCTAGGGATGATTTGAAAGATGGCGGTGCAGCAGTTTTTGCTGAGACAGTTCGTGCGATCCGCCGTAAGAATCCATTCACGAGCATTGAAGTACTTCCATCTGACATGGGTGGTGTGTATGAGAACTTAAAAATGTTGATGGATGCTCGACCAGACATCCTGAATCATAATATCGAAACAGTAAGGAGCCTGACTCCTAGAGTCCGTGCCAGGGCTACTTACGATCGAACGCTTGAATTTCTTCGCCGTGCAAAGGAAATGCAGCCTGACATCCCGACAAAATCAAGTATCATGATCGGTTTGGGGGAAACCAAGGAAGAAATCATTGAAACGATGGAAGACCTTCGTGCAAACCATGTAGACATCATGGCCATCGGTCAGTACTTGCAGCCGTCGAAAAAACATCTTAAAGTGAAAAAGTATTACCACCCGGATGAATTTGCCGAATTGAAGGAAATCGCATTGACCAAAGGCTTCAGCCACTGTGAGGCTGGTCCGCTTGTTCGTTCTTCCTATCATGCTGATGAGCAGGTTAACGCTGCGGCAAAAGCAAAGCAGGAAATGGGCGAAAAGGAAATACAGGAAGCGAATTAA